The proteins below come from a single Rhinoraja longicauda isolate Sanriku21f chromosome 5, sRhiLon1.1, whole genome shotgun sequence genomic window:
- the LOC144593613 gene encoding LOW QUALITY PROTEIN: protein FAM167A-like (The sequence of the model RefSeq protein was modified relative to this genomic sequence to represent the inferred CDS: inserted 1 base in 1 codon): MATWSVPKLEVNXFEDGGGSPESQNDDHLRSLKALTQKLRLETRRPSYLEWKATLEGKDWKSTERSDDQESVVTKKPSEDPSNLKRTQEHPSESPAKDSNLTSVKFNGFENIDQALTWLRKELTEMRLQDQQLARQLMRLRNDINKLKIEQTCHLHQRMLNDATYELEEHDELSDVLCDFPVTNAFSLSAPLKLIGVTKMNINTRRFSLC, from the exons ATGGCCACTTGGTCTGTGCCAAAACTTGAAGTCA CTTTTGAAGATGGAGGGGGCAGTCCAGAGAGTCAGAATGATGATCATCTGAGGAGTCTAAAGGCACTCACCCAGAAACTGAGACTTGAAACCAGAAGGCCATCCTACCTGGAGTGGAAAGCCACACTGGAAGGGAAAGACTGGAAAAGTACAGAGCGGTCAGATGACCAAGAGTCTGTGGTTACAAAGAAACCCAGTGAGGACCCCAGCAACCTCAAGAGAACACAAGAGCACCCCAGTGAGAGTCCTGCCAAGGATAGCAACTTGACCTCAGTGAAATTTAATGGCTTTGAAAATATTGACCAGGCATTGACCTGGCTCAGAAAAGAATTG ACAGAAATGCGTCTGCAAGACCAGCAGCTGGCAAGACAACTGATGCGGCTTCGCAACGACATCAACAAGCTGAAGATCGAGCAGACCTGCCACTTGCACCAGCGGATGCTTAATGATGCCACCTACGAGCTCGAGGAGCACGATGAACTGTCCGACGTGCTCTGCGACTTCCCAGTGACCAATGCCTTCTCTCTGTCGGCACCTCTCAAACTCATCGGCGTGACTAAAATGAACATCAATACTAGACGGTTTTCTCTGTGTTAA
- the LOC144593614 gene encoding LOW QUALITY PROTEIN: protein FAM167A-like (The sequence of the model RefSeq protein was modified relative to this genomic sequence to represent the inferred CDS: inserted 3 bases in 3 codons) — MATWSVPKLEVNLFEDGGGSPESQNDDHLRSLKALTQKLRLETRRPSYXEWKATLEGKDWKSTERSDDQESVVTKKPSEDPSNLKRTQEHPXESPAKDSNLTSVKFNGFENIDQALTWLRKELTEMRLQDQQLARQLMRLRNDINKLKIEQTCHLHQRMLNDATYELEEHDELSDVLCDXPVTNAFSLSAPLKLIGVTKMNINTRRFSLC, encoded by the exons ATGGCCACTTGGTCTGTGCCAAAACTTGAAGTCAATCTTTTTGAAGATGGAGGGGGCAGTCCAGAGAGTCAGAATGATGATCATCTGAGGAGTCTAAAGGCACTCACCCAGAAACTGAGACTTGAAACCAGAAGGCCATCCT CTGAGTGGAAAGCCACACTGGAAGGGAAAGACTGGAAAAGTACAGAGCGGTCAGATGACCAAGAGTCTGTGGTTACAAAGAAACCCAGTGAGGACCCCAGCAACCTCAAGAGAACACAAGAGCACC GTGAGAGTCCTGCCAAGGATAGCAACTTGACCTCAGTGAAATTTAATGGCTTTGAAAATATTGACCAGGCATTGACCTGGCTCAGAAAAGAATTG ACAGAAATGCGTCTGCAAGACCAGCAGCTGGCAAGACAACTGATGCGGCTTCGCAACGACATCAACAAGCTGAAGATCGAGCAGACCTGCCACTTGCACCAGCGGATGCTTAATGATGCCACCTACGAGCTCGAGGAGCACGATGAACTGTCCGACGTGCTCTGCG TTCCAGTGACCAATGCCTTCTCTCTGTCGGCACCTCTCAAACTCATCGGCGTGACTAAAATGAACATCAATACTAGACGGTTTTCTCTGTGTTAA